The stretch of DNA GCCCCCGCGAAGGCGCCGACGGTCTCGCGGGCGAGCTCGCGGTACGCCTCGTCGCCGGTCAGCGTCGCGAGGTCGACCAGCGCGTTCGCCATCCCGGCGTTGCCGTCCAGCGGGCGGAGCGGGCGGTCGAGCAAGCCGGGACCCTCGGCGGGGCCGTCGCGGAACGAGCCGCCGTCGTGGAGCGCCTCGACCGCGTGGTCTGCGACCGTCGTGGCCACGTCGGCACCGTAGCCGAGCGTCTGCTCGGCCCGGGTGAACGCCCCGACGACGGCGGCGATATCTCCGAGCACGTCGCGGGGGCCGTCCTGTCCTCGCTCGCGGAAGTGAACGACCGAGCCGTGTTCGAGCAGATCACGTTCGAGGTAGTCCAGCACGCGCTCGCCGTACTCGCGGGCGCGATCGTCGTCGGTGTAGCCGTAGTACGTCAGCAGCGCGTCGGCGGCGAGAGCGTTGCCGCCGGCGTAGGCGGTGAGATCGGTCCGCGGCGAGCGGGCGTTCGCGCGCTCCTCGGCGTTCTTCCGCCAGTACTCGGCGCCCTCGCCCGGCCCGACGCTGCCGCCGACGGCGACGCCGCTCCAGAGGTCGTCGGTGAGGAACTCGACGGTCGACTCGGCGGGCTCGCGGTAGGCGTCCTCGCCGGTGTAGACGTAGGCGTGGGCGAACGCCCGGAGCAGCGACGCGTTCGTGTCGAGCAGCTTCGCGTGGTGAACCTCGCCCCAGTCCTGCCGGCCGGCGTAGCGGAAGAAGCCGCCGGCCACGTCGTCGTGGAGGTGGTCCCGGATAGCGTCGAGGGTGCGGAGGGCTTGATCGCGCTCGCGTTTGAGCGCGAACTCCACGGTCCGGGCAAGCGGGAACTTCGCGCTCTCACCCCAGCCGGCGAAGCGGTCGTCGAACTTCTCGCCGAGCTGGCCGGCGAGCTGCTCCTCGATCGCGGCGGCGACCTCGCCCGCGGGCGGGAGGTCGCCCGAGAGCGCGCGCGGGACGCGGCCGGCGCCGTCGCCCTTCTCGGCGTAGTTCTCGGCGACGCGGTCGAGCACCTGCCGCATCCCGTCGGGCGCGAGCGCGGTCGCCGTCGAGAGCACCTCGCCGTCGGGCGTGAGGAACACGGTGGAGGGGAAGCCGCCGGCGGCGTAGCGCTCGCGCACCCGCGGCTGGCGGTCGGCGTCGACGCGGATCGGGACGTAGCGGTCGTTGACGTTGGCCGCGACGTTGGTGTCGGCGTAGGTGGTGGCGTCCATCTCGTGGCAGTCCACACACCAGGTCGTCGAGAGCGAGAGCAGTACGGGTACGGAGCGTCGGCGCGCCTCGTCGAAGGCGTCCTGCCCCCACTGACGCCACTCGACGCGTGTCTCCTCTTGCATGCTTCGTGGTCGGGCTGTTTGGAGGTAAAGACTGTCGAACGCGGGACTGGGAAACTCCGCGATCGAAGGAAGCGGAGGTAAACAGTCACGAAACAGCGAGCGGCGACGGCGGAGCCGCGAGCGGGAGGCGAAACCGTCTCTCCGAACGGAGTGGGCCGTGAGCGGCGGGCCCGGAACGTCGGAGAGAACGGCCGAGCGAACTATCCCGTCCGCGTCCCTACGGCCTCGCGTATGTCCGACGACGCGAACGTTGAGATCGACGTGGAGGTCGAAGTCGAAGTGGACAGCGAGGAACTCGGAGTCGAGGCCGGCGACGAACGCGAGATCGAGGCCGAACTCGAAACCGAGGGGATCGAGGTCGAAGTGGAGTTGGAGATCGAGGGGATCGAACGCGAGGACGAGGAGACGGACGACGAAGCGGAACACGACACGGACGACGAAGCGGAACACGACACGGACGACGAAGCGGAACACGACACGGACGACGAAGCGGAACACGACACGGACGACGACGCCGCGGAGATCGAGGTGACCGACGAGGGCGACGACGGCGCGACCGAAGTCTCGATCGCCGACGACGACGAGGCCGGCGGCGGGACGTTCGACGTCGGCTCCGACGAGGAGGAGTAAGGCCGAACA from Halolamina sediminis encodes:
- a CDS encoding DUF255 domain-containing protein; the protein is MQEETRVEWRQWGQDAFDEARRRSVPVLLSLSTTWCVDCHEMDATTYADTNVAANVNDRYVPIRVDADRQPRVRERYAAGGFPSTVFLTPDGEVLSTATALAPDGMRQVLDRVAENYAEKGDGAGRVPRALSGDLPPAGEVAAAIEEQLAGQLGEKFDDRFAGWGESAKFPLARTVEFALKRERDQALRTLDAIRDHLHDDVAGGFFRYAGRQDWGEVHHAKLLDTNASLLRAFAHAYVYTGEDAYREPAESTVEFLTDDLWSGVAVGGSVGPGEGAEYWRKNAEERANARSPRTDLTAYAGGNALAADALLTYYGYTDDDRAREYGERVLDYLERDLLEHGSVVHFRERGQDGPRDVLGDIAAVVGAFTRAEQTLGYGADVATTVADHAVEALHDGGSFRDGPAEGPGLLDRPLRPLDGNAGMANALVDLATLTGDEAYRELARETVGAFAGASHRVGVQVAEYGTAASRLVHEPLAVTVADEPGSDLHRAALRIADHEKVVVPDADESVAPELDRGTARVAGVDEPASDPESLMERVARLE